The following proteins come from a genomic window of Natrinema saccharevitans:
- a CDS encoding DUF357 domain-containing protein: protein MAADLEEKTNRYGELLAEALEEATIAPPEGTPMAEAAADCYEMAASYLDDGNHFREHDDLVNALASFSYGHAWLDAGARVGLFDVPREGHLFTVE from the coding sequence ATGGCCGCCGATCTCGAGGAGAAGACGAACCGGTACGGGGAGTTGCTCGCGGAGGCGCTCGAGGAAGCGACGATCGCGCCGCCCGAGGGGACACCGATGGCCGAGGCGGCCGCCGACTGCTACGAGATGGCGGCGTCGTATCTGGACGACGGCAACCACTTCCGGGAGCACGACGACCTCGTCAACGCTCTCGCGTCGTTTTCGTACGGACACGCGTGGCTGGACGCGGGTGCCCGTGTCGGGCTGTTCGACGTCCCGAGAGAGGGCCATCTCTTCACCGTCGAGTAG